The following are encoded together in the Mumia sp. Pv4-285 genome:
- a CDS encoding 3-hydroxyacyl-CoA dehydrogenase NAD-binding domain-containing protein, translating into MTENATADAVRYERGEDGIVTLVLDDPNQSANTMNEAYQASMKAAVERLKAEKDDVVGVVITSAKSTFFAGGDLKLMTQMTPADAPEVFAGVEEMKASLRALETLGKPVVAAINGAALGGGLEIALATHHRIAVEGGYEIGLPEVTLGLLPAGGGVTRTVRMFGLQKALMEVLLQGPRMKPAKALATGLVDELVATQDELVPAARAWILANVDNADASTQPWDQKGYRMPGGTPSTPKLAQFLPAFPATLRKQTKGAPYKAPRNIMSAAVEGAQVDFDTASRIESRYFVDLVTGQQFKNMTQAFFFDLGAINAGGSRPAGIAPTKASKVAILGAGMMGAGVAYVSARAGIDVVLKDVSLEAAEKGKSYSTNLLDKQVEKGRLTAEKRDEILARIHPTADYADLAGCDFVIEAVFESVDLKKQVFGDLEPIVNADALLGSNTSTLPITILADGVKRPEDFIGIHFFSPVDKMPLVEIIVGEKTSDEAIARALDYVKQIKKTPIVVNDSRGFFTSRVFGTLTMEGAEMLAEGLDPVSIERAATTKGFPAPPLAMIDEVTLTLPQKINAEAKAAAEGEGKAFPDSPAMDVINMLVDQDRKGKAAGAGFYEYPADAKKHLWSGLSQFRKEGAEIPWADMQERYTFIMAIETVRCLEEGVLRTVADANIGSIFGIGFPPVFGGALQYINGYEAADGRIGVKAFTERAQELAEAYGERFTPPAILLEKAAKDESFV; encoded by the coding sequence ATGACTGAGAACGCAACCGCGGACGCCGTCCGTTACGAGCGCGGCGAGGACGGCATCGTCACCCTTGTCCTCGACGATCCCAACCAGAGCGCCAACACGATGAACGAGGCCTACCAGGCCTCGATGAAGGCCGCCGTCGAGCGCCTGAAGGCCGAGAAGGACGACGTCGTCGGCGTCGTCATCACCAGCGCGAAGAGCACCTTCTTCGCCGGCGGCGACCTCAAGCTGATGACGCAGATGACACCGGCCGACGCGCCGGAGGTCTTCGCCGGCGTCGAGGAGATGAAGGCGTCGCTGCGCGCGCTCGAGACCCTCGGCAAGCCCGTCGTTGCCGCGATCAACGGCGCCGCCCTCGGTGGCGGCCTCGAGATCGCGCTGGCCACCCACCACCGCATCGCGGTGGAGGGCGGCTACGAGATCGGCCTCCCGGAGGTCACCCTCGGCCTGCTGCCCGCCGGTGGCGGCGTCACCCGCACCGTGCGCATGTTCGGCCTCCAGAAGGCGCTCATGGAGGTGCTGCTGCAGGGCCCGCGCATGAAGCCGGCCAAGGCGCTCGCCACCGGGCTCGTCGACGAGCTCGTCGCGACCCAGGACGAGCTCGTCCCGGCGGCCAGGGCGTGGATCCTCGCCAACGTCGACAACGCCGACGCCTCCACGCAGCCGTGGGACCAGAAGGGCTACCGGATGCCCGGTGGCACCCCGTCCACCCCCAAGCTCGCGCAGTTCCTCCCGGCGTTCCCCGCCACCCTGCGCAAGCAGACCAAGGGTGCCCCGTACAAGGCGCCGCGCAACATCATGTCGGCGGCCGTCGAGGGCGCTCAGGTCGACTTCGACACCGCGTCGCGCATCGAGTCGCGCTACTTCGTCGACCTGGTCACCGGCCAGCAGTTCAAGAACATGACGCAGGCGTTCTTCTTCGACCTCGGTGCCATCAACGCGGGCGGGTCGCGCCCCGCAGGCATCGCCCCGACGAAGGCCTCCAAGGTCGCCATCCTCGGCGCGGGCATGATGGGCGCCGGTGTCGCGTACGTCTCCGCGCGTGCGGGCATCGACGTCGTTCTCAAGGACGTCTCCCTCGAGGCTGCCGAGAAGGGCAAGTCGTACAGCACCAACCTCCTCGACAAGCAGGTCGAGAAGGGGCGCCTGACGGCTGAGAAGCGCGACGAGATCCTCGCGCGCATCCACCCGACCGCCGACTACGCCGACCTCGCTGGCTGCGACTTCGTCATCGAGGCCGTGTTCGAGTCGGTCGACCTCAAGAAGCAGGTCTTCGGTGACCTCGAGCCGATCGTCAACGCCGACGCGCTGCTGGGCTCCAACACGTCGACCCTGCCGATCACCATCCTGGCCGACGGCGTCAAGCGCCCCGAGGACTTCATCGGGATCCACTTCTTCTCGCCCGTCGACAAGATGCCGCTGGTCGAGATCATCGTGGGCGAGAAGACCTCCGACGAGGCGATCGCCCGCGCGCTCGACTACGTCAAGCAGATCAAGAAGACCCCGATCGTCGTCAACGACAGCCGCGGCTTCTTCACCAGCCGCGTCTTCGGCACCCTCACCATGGAGGGCGCCGAGATGCTCGCCGAGGGCCTCGACCCGGTCTCCATCGAGCGCGCCGCGACGACCAAGGGCTTCCCGGCGCCGCCGCTGGCGATGATCGACGAGGTGACGCTGACGCTGCCGCAGAAGATCAACGCGGAGGCCAAGGCCGCTGCCGAGGGCGAGGGCAAGGCGTTCCCGGACAGCCCGGCGATGGACGTCATCAACATGCTCGTCGACCAGGACCGCAAGGGCAAGGCCGCCGGTGCCGGGTTCTACGAGTACCCCGCCGACGCCAAGAAGCACCTGTGGTCGGGCCTCTCGCAGTTCCGCAAGGAAGGCGCCGAGATCCCCTGGGCCGACATGCAGGAGCGCTACACCTTCATCATGGCCATCGAGACGGTCCGCTGCCTCGAGGAGGGTGTCCTCCGTACGGTCGCCGACGCCAACATCGGCTCGATCTTCGGCATCGGCTTCCCGCCGGTGTTCGGTGGTGCGCTGCAGTACATCAACGGCTACGAGGCCGCTGACGGCCGCATCGGCGTGAAGGCCTTCACCGAGCGGGCGCAGGAGCTCGCAGAGGCGTACGGCGAGCGCTTCACCCCGCCGGCGATCCTGCTCGAGAAGGCGGCGAAGGACGAGTCGTTCGTCTGA
- a CDS encoding acetyl-CoA C-acetyltransferase, giving the protein MTEAFIYDAIRTPRGRGKKTGSLHEVKPISLVTGLLEEVQKRNPTLDPAQVEDVVLGVVTPVGDQGSDIAKTAALAAGLPDTVAGVQLNRFCASGLEAVNQAAQRVRSGWEDLILAGGVESMSRVPMATDGGAWALDPRTAFDTDFVPQGIGADLIATVEGFSRTDVDTYAAESQARAAKAIANGYFAKSVIPVTDINGLTILDHDEFVRPGTTVESLSSLAPSFEAIGDFAGFDSVALEKYHSVEKINHVHHAGNSSGIVDGASIVVIGNEEAGTRNGLTPRARILSTAVSGSEPTIMLTGPAPATRKALAKAGLEASDIDLYEMNEAFAAVVLRFMKDMSVPHDIVNVNGGAIALGHPLGATGAMILGTLVDELERRDQRYGVATLCVGGGMGIATVVERL; this is encoded by the coding sequence ATGACTGAGGCATTCATCTACGACGCGATCCGCACCCCTCGCGGGCGCGGCAAGAAGACCGGATCCCTGCACGAGGTGAAGCCCATCAGCCTCGTGACCGGGCTCCTCGAGGAAGTCCAGAAGCGCAACCCGACACTGGACCCCGCCCAGGTCGAGGACGTCGTCCTCGGCGTCGTGACGCCGGTCGGTGACCAGGGCTCCGACATCGCCAAGACCGCCGCGCTCGCCGCCGGACTGCCCGACACGGTCGCCGGCGTCCAGCTCAACCGCTTCTGCGCCTCGGGCCTCGAGGCCGTCAACCAGGCCGCGCAGCGCGTCCGCTCCGGCTGGGAGGACCTGATCCTCGCCGGTGGCGTCGAGTCGATGAGCCGCGTCCCGATGGCGACCGACGGCGGCGCCTGGGCGCTCGACCCGCGGACCGCGTTCGACACCGACTTCGTCCCGCAGGGCATCGGCGCCGACCTGATCGCGACCGTCGAGGGCTTCAGCCGCACCGACGTCGACACGTACGCCGCCGAGTCGCAGGCCCGCGCGGCCAAGGCGATCGCCAACGGCTACTTCGCCAAGTCGGTCATCCCGGTCACCGACATCAACGGCCTGACGATCCTCGACCACGACGAGTTCGTGCGTCCCGGCACCACCGTCGAGTCGCTGTCGTCGCTCGCGCCGTCGTTCGAGGCCATCGGTGACTTCGCCGGATTCGACTCGGTCGCGCTCGAGAAGTACCACTCGGTCGAGAAGATCAACCACGTCCACCACGCCGGCAACAGCTCCGGCATCGTCGACGGCGCCTCCATCGTCGTGATCGGCAACGAGGAGGCCGGCACGCGCAACGGCCTGACGCCGCGCGCCCGCATCCTCTCCACCGCCGTGTCCGGCTCCGAGCCGACGATCATGCTCACCGGCCCCGCGCCCGCGACCCGCAAGGCGCTCGCGAAGGCGGGCCTCGAGGCGAGCGACATCGACCTGTACGAGATGAACGAGGCGTTCGCCGCCGTCGTGCTCCGCTTCATGAAGGACATGTCCGTCCCGCACGACATCGTCAACGTCAACGGCGGCGCGATCGCGCTCGGCCACCCGCTCGGTGCGACCGGCGCGATGATCCTCGGCACGCTCGTCGACGAGCTCGAGCGTCGTGACCAGCGCTACGGCGTCGCCACGCTGTGCGTCGGCGGCGGCATGGGTATCGCCACCGTCGTCGAGCGCCTCTGA
- a CDS encoding alpha/beta fold hydrolase → MGVPAWFTDALAEPYHRHDIDVDGARIAYRTWGEPGKPVVVLVHGGAAHAGWWDHVAPFLTASHRVVAIDLSGHGDSGRRPAYGIATYARELMAVASAEGVGRGASGTKPVVIGHSMGGFVTLAAARDYGADLAGACAIDSPVRQITPEARAWQQSRRRLPGTRVYPTWEAVVARFRTLPEDGATLPYVEEHIAAGSVREVPDGWTWKFDPKIFFSAQMEPEDLTSTVCPTALIRGERGMATTDITAAVAERLGGHVPVTVVPDAGHHIMLDQPVALIAALQALLGEWSRPPRK, encoded by the coding sequence GTGGGAGTTCCCGCCTGGTTCACCGACGCGCTCGCCGAGCCGTACCACCGCCACGACATCGACGTCGACGGCGCACGCATCGCGTACCGGACGTGGGGCGAGCCCGGGAAGCCCGTCGTCGTGCTCGTCCACGGCGGCGCGGCGCACGCGGGGTGGTGGGACCACGTCGCGCCGTTCCTGACCGCGTCGCACCGCGTGGTCGCGATCGACCTGTCCGGACACGGTGACTCCGGGAGGCGGCCGGCGTACGGCATCGCGACCTATGCGCGCGAGCTGATGGCGGTCGCGAGTGCCGAGGGAGTGGGCCGTGGCGCCTCGGGGACCAAGCCCGTCGTGATCGGTCACAGCATGGGCGGCTTCGTGACGCTGGCCGCTGCGCGCGACTACGGCGCCGACCTCGCGGGCGCATGCGCGATCGACTCGCCGGTGCGCCAGATCACCCCGGAGGCGCGGGCGTGGCAGCAGTCCCGGCGCCGGCTGCCGGGAACGCGGGTCTACCCGACGTGGGAGGCCGTGGTGGCCCGCTTCCGGACGCTGCCCGAGGACGGGGCGACGCTGCCGTACGTCGAGGAGCACATCGCCGCAGGGTCCGTCCGCGAGGTCCCGGACGGATGGACGTGGAAGTTCGACCCGAAGATCTTCTTCAGTGCGCAGATGGAGCCGGAGGACCTCACGTCGACGGTGTGCCCGACCGCGCTGATCCGCGGCGAGCGCGGGATGGCGACCACCGACATCACGGCCGCCGTCGCCGAGCGGCTCGGCGGGCACGTGCCGGTGACGGTGGTCCCGGACGCCGGGCACCACATCATGCTCGACCAGCCGGTCGCGCTGATCGCCGCGCTCCAGGCCCTGCTCGGTGAGTGGTCGCGCCCGCCGCGGAAGTGA
- a CDS encoding MerR family transcriptional regulator, with protein MTPSERLSVEQLAERVGMSVRTIRFYAGRGLIPPPVREGRNGFYGADHLARLELVRELQAHGFTLSAIEGYLERLPAEATPGDVALQRTMLAPWLSDLPESVDRATLERRAGRSLSDDDIELLVALRVVEPTPDEDVFRVAPAHLSVGIGLMNLGLPVDGAVEAERIIETHARAMAEELTEVFREKVLPHYRASGEPPEAIAAIIEQFKPLTVQALVTAYESAVNETKRATIRRRT; from the coding sequence ATGACTCCCTCCGAGCGTCTCTCCGTCGAACAGCTCGCCGAGCGGGTCGGCATGAGCGTGCGGACGATCCGCTTCTACGCGGGCCGCGGGCTGATCCCGCCTCCGGTGCGCGAGGGCCGCAACGGCTTCTACGGCGCGGACCATCTCGCCCGTCTCGAGCTCGTCCGCGAGCTCCAGGCGCACGGCTTCACGCTGTCGGCGATCGAGGGCTACCTGGAGCGGCTTCCCGCCGAGGCGACGCCGGGTGACGTCGCCCTCCAGCGGACGATGCTCGCGCCGTGGCTCTCCGACCTCCCGGAATCGGTCGACCGGGCGACGCTCGAACGGCGTGCGGGGCGGTCCCTGTCCGACGACGACATCGAGCTGCTGGTCGCGCTGCGCGTCGTCGAGCCGACGCCGGACGAGGACGTCTTCCGCGTGGCACCCGCACACCTGTCCGTCGGGATCGGTCTGATGAACCTCGGCCTGCCGGTGGACGGAGCAGTCGAGGCGGAGCGGATCATCGAGACGCACGCCCGCGCGATGGCGGAGGAGCTCACCGAGGTCTTTCGGGAGAAGGTCCTCCCGCACTACCGCGCGAGCGGAGAGCCGCCCGAGGCGATCGCGGCGATCATCGAGCAGTTCAAGCCGCTGACCGTGCAGGCGCTCGTGACGGCCTACGAGAGCGCGGTGAACGAGACGAAGCGGGCGACGATCCGACGGCGGACCTGA
- a CDS encoding universal stress protein, with protein MSTSPQKTGTIVVGSDGSAGARRALHWAMTEADLRGAAVQVVVTVDPQRSSVETIADAQEIARETEEAAILHGGDVEVSVGVHEGLPVDVLLSVAAGAQMLVLGSHGTSSIKHNALGSVSDVLARTAPCPVVILPMGAA; from the coding sequence ATGAGCACGTCACCGCAGAAGACAGGGACGATCGTCGTCGGCAGCGACGGGTCTGCCGGAGCGCGCCGGGCGCTGCACTGGGCCATGACCGAGGCCGACCTCCGCGGCGCCGCGGTGCAGGTCGTGGTCACCGTCGACCCGCAGCGCTCGTCGGTGGAGACGATCGCCGACGCGCAGGAGATCGCGCGCGAGACGGAGGAGGCTGCGATCCTTCACGGCGGCGACGTCGAGGTCTCGGTCGGGGTCCACGAGGGGTTGCCGGTGGACGTCCTCCTGTCCGTCGCTGCCGGCGCGCAGATGCTGGTCCTGGGCAGCCACGGCACGTCGTCGATCAAGCACAACGCGCTCGGCTCCGTCAGCGACGTCCTCGCCCGTACGGCGCCGTGCCCGGTCGTGATCCTGCCGATGGGGGCCGCCTGA
- a CDS encoding MarR family winged helix-turn-helix transcriptional regulator, whose product MQSAPAHDLAVALERLVTLLRHLAPSGLSLTAVGTLGTLERSGPARLTRLAAAEGVSQPAMTQLVTRLESGGLVRRQADPDDGRVVLVAITDDGSAWLANRRSTRTELLTQLLADLSPADQQALADARPAFEALTRLVIPTPEGQPSPVLPPSERRKRS is encoded by the coding sequence ATGCAATCTGCTCCTGCGCACGACCTTGCCGTCGCGCTCGAACGGCTCGTCACCCTCCTCCGCCATCTCGCGCCGTCCGGGCTCTCCCTCACGGCGGTCGGCACGCTGGGGACGCTCGAGCGCTCAGGCCCCGCGCGCCTGACCCGGCTGGCCGCTGCCGAGGGCGTCTCGCAGCCCGCGATGACACAGCTCGTCACGCGGCTCGAGAGTGGCGGTCTCGTACGCCGCCAGGCCGACCCCGACGACGGCCGCGTGGTCCTCGTCGCGATCACCGACGACGGCTCCGCGTGGCTCGCGAACCGACGCAGCACCCGCACGGAGCTCCTCACCCAGCTCCTCGCCGACCTCTCGCCCGCCGACCAGCAGGCGTTGGCCGACGCCCGGCCGGCCTTCGAGGCGCTGACCCGCCTCGTCATCCCCACCCCCGAGGGTCAGCCCTCCCCCGTTCTGCCCCCGTCTGAAAGAAGGAAGCGTTCGTGA
- a CDS encoding MFS transporter, protein MTSHSSTAVPSPFKQPKAVWAVAFACVVSFMGIGLVDPILPVIAEDLQATPSQVSLLFTSYLVVTAVAMLFTGFISSRIGAKKTLIAGLVIVVVFAALAGSSDTVDQIVGFRAGWGVGNALFIATSLAVIVASASGGFAGAIILYEAALGLGIAVGPLIGGLLGEVSWKGPFYGVSALMAVALIATVVLVEPTPKPEQKTSLVAPLLALRHRGLLTLSLTALCYNWAFFTVLGYTPYPMELGAIELGFVFFGWGLLVAFFSVVGAPRLQARFGIARTLYANLAVFGVLVLLIGLFVEQRTVLIAAVVATGVVIGINNTVTTQAVMTISPVERPIASAAYGFVRFIGGGLAPFFAGKLVERFDMHMPFYVAAVALVLGIGILATAHRALNAAEAAQAEDLEQVPAPGPVDRVVAQPASLPPAATDRVLVAAVDSTDRAGDVVAAAGRLAQRYGRTVHVVHAQETAVTPEAAVDTETVAAAEALVSQHLAALAQEGVPAVGHVLLHAQGHGGAGRMVAEYANAVDARALVIGPPTAGGLPALLEESASQELWRHARTSIVVVNHQPEPELVG, encoded by the coding sequence GTGACGTCCCACTCCTCGACCGCGGTCCCGAGCCCGTTCAAGCAACCGAAGGCGGTGTGGGCCGTCGCGTTCGCCTGCGTCGTGTCCTTCATGGGCATCGGCCTGGTCGACCCGATCCTGCCCGTGATCGCCGAGGACCTGCAGGCGACGCCGAGCCAGGTCTCGCTGCTGTTCACCAGCTACCTGGTCGTCACGGCCGTGGCGATGCTGTTCACCGGTTTCATCTCCAGCCGCATCGGCGCCAAGAAGACCCTCATCGCGGGCCTCGTCATCGTCGTGGTCTTCGCCGCGCTCGCCGGGTCGTCGGACACCGTCGACCAGATCGTCGGGTTCCGCGCCGGCTGGGGCGTGGGCAACGCGCTCTTCATCGCGACGTCGCTCGCGGTGATCGTCGCGTCCGCGTCGGGCGGGTTCGCGGGCGCGATCATCCTGTACGAGGCAGCGCTCGGACTCGGCATCGCCGTCGGTCCGCTGATCGGCGGGCTGCTGGGCGAGGTGAGCTGGAAGGGGCCGTTCTACGGAGTCTCGGCGCTGATGGCAGTCGCGCTGATCGCGACCGTCGTGCTGGTCGAGCCGACACCGAAGCCGGAGCAGAAGACCTCGCTGGTCGCCCCGCTGCTCGCCCTGCGCCACCGCGGGCTGCTCACGCTCTCGCTCACGGCGCTCTGCTACAACTGGGCGTTCTTCACCGTCCTCGGCTACACCCCGTACCCGATGGAGCTCGGGGCGATCGAGCTCGGGTTCGTGTTCTTCGGCTGGGGTCTGCTCGTCGCGTTCTTCTCCGTCGTGGGCGCACCGCGCCTGCAGGCGCGCTTCGGGATCGCCCGCACCCTGTACGCCAACCTCGCCGTCTTCGGAGTCCTGGTCCTGCTCATCGGCCTGTTCGTCGAGCAGCGGACCGTCCTCATCGCCGCGGTCGTCGCGACCGGTGTCGTCATCGGCATCAACAACACCGTCACGACCCAGGCGGTCATGACGATCTCGCCCGTCGAGCGCCCGATCGCTTCTGCCGCGTACGGGTTCGTCCGGTTCATCGGCGGCGGACTGGCGCCGTTCTTCGCCGGCAAGCTCGTCGAGCGCTTCGACATGCACATGCCGTTCTACGTCGCGGCCGTCGCCCTGGTGCTGGGGATCGGCATCCTCGCGACCGCGCACAGGGCGCTCAACGCTGCCGAAGCCGCACAGGCCGAGGACCTCGAGCAGGTGCCCGCGCCCGGGCCGGTCGACCGCGTCGTCGCGCAACCAGCGTCGCTGCCACCCGCCGCGACCGACCGCGTGCTCGTCGCCGCCGTCGACTCCACCGACCGCGCCGGCGACGTGGTCGCTGCGGCAGGGCGGCTCGCCCAGCGTTACGGCCGAACCGTGCACGTCGTCCACGCGCAGGAGACGGCCGTGACGCCCGAGGCGGCCGTCGACACCGAGACCGTCGCCGCAGCCGAGGCGCTGGTGTCGCAGCACCTGGCTGCGCTCGCGCAGGAGGGGGTCCCGGCCGTCGGCCACGTCCTCCTGCACGCGCAGGGGCACGGCGGCGCGGGGCGCATGGTCGCCGAGTACGCGAACGCGGTGGACGCCCGGGCGCTCGTCATCGGCCCGCCGACCGCGGGAGGGCTGCCGGCGCTGCTCGAGGAGTCGGCGAGCCAGGAGCTCTGGCGGCACGCCCGGACGAGCATCGTCGTCGTCAACCACCAGCCGGAGCCCGAGCTGGTCGGCTGA
- a CDS encoding acyl-CoA dehydrogenase family protein: MKRTIFTEDHEAFRDAFRTFVAKEITPHHDQWEIDGIVSRDMWLAAGRQGFLGFMMPEEYGGGGVSDFRFNAIIEEELAHAAATGVGFALHNDLVSGYLLSYATDEQKARWLPSFCTGETITAIAMTEPGTGSDLQAIATTAIDQGDHYLVNGQKTFISNGILADLVIVAVKTDPTAGARGVSLLVLERGMEGFERGRNLDKLGLKAQDTAELFFTDVKVPKENLLGEEGNGFVYLMEKLPQERLTISVTAAAACRAVIDMTLAYVKERKAFGRPIGSFQNTRFVLASLETEAQIAQVFVDQSILALNAGELTVADAAMGKWWTTELQKKTVDQCLQLFGGYGFMSEYPISKAYADTRIQTIYGGTTEIMKEIIGRTMGI, encoded by the coding sequence ATGAAGCGCACCATCTTCACCGAGGACCACGAGGCGTTCCGCGACGCGTTCCGTACGTTCGTCGCGAAGGAGATCACCCCGCACCACGACCAGTGGGAGATCGACGGCATCGTCTCGCGCGACATGTGGCTCGCCGCCGGGCGGCAGGGCTTCCTCGGGTTCATGATGCCCGAGGAGTACGGCGGCGGTGGTGTGAGCGACTTCCGCTTCAACGCGATCATCGAGGAGGAGCTCGCGCACGCGGCCGCGACCGGGGTGGGCTTCGCGCTGCACAACGACCTGGTGTCCGGATACCTGCTGTCGTACGCGACCGACGAGCAGAAGGCCCGCTGGCTCCCGTCGTTCTGCACGGGCGAGACCATCACCGCGATCGCGATGACGGAGCCCGGCACCGGGTCCGACCTCCAGGCGATCGCAACCACGGCGATCGACCAGGGCGACCACTACCTCGTCAACGGCCAGAAGACGTTCATCTCGAACGGCATCCTCGCCGACCTCGTCATCGTCGCCGTGAAGACCGACCCGACCGCCGGCGCCCGGGGCGTCTCGCTGCTCGTGCTGGAGCGCGGCATGGAGGGCTTCGAGCGCGGACGCAACCTCGACAAGCTCGGCCTGAAGGCTCAGGACACGGCCGAGCTCTTCTTCACCGACGTGAAGGTGCCGAAGGAGAACCTGCTCGGCGAGGAGGGCAACGGCTTCGTCTACCTGATGGAGAAGCTGCCCCAGGAGCGCCTCACCATCTCGGTCACCGCTGCCGCCGCGTGCCGCGCCGTGATCGACATGACGCTGGCGTACGTCAAGGAGCGCAAGGCCTTCGGGCGGCCGATCGGGTCGTTCCAGAACACGCGCTTCGTGCTCGCGAGCCTCGAGACCGAGGCGCAGATCGCCCAGGTCTTCGTGGACCAGTCGATCCTCGCGCTCAACGCCGGCGAGCTGACCGTCGCCGACGCCGCGATGGGCAAGTGGTGGACCACCGAGCTGCAGAAGAAGACCGTGGACCAGTGCCTCCAGCTGTTCGGCGGCTACGGGTTCATGAGCGAGTACCCGATCTCCAAGGCGTACGCGGACACCCGCATCCAGACGATCTACGGCGGCACGACCGAGATCATGAAGGAGATCATCGGGCGCACGATGGGCATCTGA
- a CDS encoding CaiB/BaiF CoA transferase family protein encodes MTEATQQGPLAGIRVVELAGIGPGPFAAMLLADLGADVIRVDRATPGGLAVLPQDRDVMARGRRSIAVDLKNPAGAGVVLDLVERADVLIEGFRPGVAERLGFGPDVCLARNPRLVYGRMTGWGQDGPLASSAGHDVNYVSVAGALDPIGRAGGPPQIPMNLLGDFAGGSMYLVVGVLAALVEARSSGQGQVIDAAIVDGTAHLLTMITNLNQVGAWSDQRGTNLLDSGAPFYDVYETSDGRWMSVGALEPQFYAEMTGIMELNDLPDRNDPRAWPQLRERIAARFAERTQAEWAALFEGTDACVAPVVPMREAPKHPHLAARGTYVEHEGVVQAAPAPRFSRTTTALGRTPSLPGTHTRETLAAWGVGDVDALIESGAVVQRPSASSDPKDSDMKDRP; translated from the coding sequence GTGACCGAAGCCACTCAGCAGGGCCCGCTCGCCGGGATCCGCGTCGTCGAGCTCGCCGGCATCGGCCCCGGTCCCTTCGCGGCGATGCTGCTCGCCGACCTCGGCGCCGACGTCATCCGTGTCGACCGTGCCACCCCGGGTGGGCTCGCCGTCCTCCCGCAGGACCGGGACGTGATGGCCCGTGGGCGCCGGTCGATCGCGGTCGACCTCAAGAACCCCGCCGGCGCCGGGGTCGTCCTCGACCTCGTCGAGCGTGCCGACGTCCTGATCGAGGGCTTCCGGCCGGGAGTCGCCGAGCGTCTGGGCTTCGGGCCCGACGTGTGCCTCGCGCGCAACCCGCGCCTGGTCTACGGACGGATGACCGGGTGGGGCCAGGACGGGCCGCTCGCCTCCAGCGCGGGTCACGACGTCAACTACGTCTCGGTCGCCGGTGCGCTCGACCCGATCGGCCGCGCCGGAGGACCGCCGCAGATCCCGATGAACCTCCTCGGCGACTTCGCCGGCGGGTCGATGTACCTCGTCGTCGGAGTCCTCGCCGCACTCGTCGAGGCGCGCTCGTCGGGGCAGGGTCAGGTCATCGACGCGGCCATCGTCGACGGCACCGCCCACCTGCTCACGATGATCACGAACCTCAACCAGGTCGGCGCCTGGAGCGACCAGCGGGGCACCAACCTGCTCGACAGCGGCGCGCCGTTCTACGACGTCTACGAGACGTCCGACGGCCGCTGGATGTCGGTCGGTGCGCTCGAGCCGCAGTTCTACGCGGAGATGACCGGCATCATGGAGCTGAACGACCTCCCCGACCGCAACGACCCGCGCGCGTGGCCGCAGCTGCGCGAGCGGATCGCCGCGAGGTTCGCCGAGCGCACCCAGGCCGAGTGGGCCGCCCTGTTCGAGGGCACCGATGCCTGCGTCGCCCCTGTCGTCCCGATGCGCGAGGCGCCGAAGCACCCGCACCTCGCCGCTCGCGGCACGTACGTCGAGCACGAGGGGGTCGTCCAAGCGGCGCCCGCACCGCGCTTCTCGCGCACGACGACCGCCCTCGGTCGTACGCCCTCGCTGCCCGGCACGCACACCCGCGAGACCCTCGCAGCGTGGGGCGTCGGCGACGTCGACGCGCTGATCGAGTCCGGCGCCGTGGTCCAGCGCCCCTCCGCCTCCTCCGACCCGAAGGACTCCGACATGAAGGACCGCCCATGA